CTTTACCTCGCGCCACGAATCAGGAAGAACAGGCTCAACATCGACCCCAATTCTCTTCTGCCCAAGCTTCCTCGACCAGAAGACCTCAAGCCTTTCCCCACCCTCAACCAGACCATCTTCCGTGGCCACGATGGTCGAGTCCGTTCTGTATCGTTCAGTCCAGATGGTGAGTTCGTGGCTTCAGGTGGCGATGACGGCACAGTCCGTGTTTGGGCTCTCAACGGTCACCAAGAATGGATGGCAAAGCTTAGCAGCGAGGAGCCAGTCAACATTGTGCGATGGCGGCCCAATAAGGAGACCTTTATTCTGGCTGCTGCCGCTGGAGAGGATCTTTTTTTCATGATTCCCTCGGTAGCCAGTGACGCTGTTGAGAAAGCCAGTCGCGATGTTCTCGACGCTGGCTTCGGCTACGCTACTAATGGCGCACAGCCCAGTGCAGTTAATGGTGTGAAGAAAGAACCTCCTGCCAAGTGGTCACGACCTGGAGGCAAGCTGGAAGCTGCTGGTGTACTGCTCATGGCTACTGTCAGGTCAACAATCAAGGTCATCAGCTGGCATAGGCGAGGTGAGTTCATCTCCACTGTCTCACCAACCGGACAAAGGAGCTCAGTCGCCATCCATACGCTCTCCAAGCATCTCAGTCAAATCCCTTTCCGAAAGCTGCCTGGTCTTGCCCAGACGGCTCAGTTCCATCCTTCAAGGCCACTGTTCTTTGTTGCTACTCAGCGCATGATCAGGTGCTACGATCTCCAGCGCCAGGAACTCGTCAAGGTTGTTCAACCTGGTGCCCGATGGATCTCTTCATTTGATATTCACCCTGGTGGAGATAACCTTATTGTTGGCTCATACGACAGGAGACTGCTGTGGCATGATCTTGATCTGTCGTCTCGCCCTTACAAGACGATGCGATTCCACCCCGAAGCAATCCGGGCTGTCAAATTCCACCGCAGCCTGCCTCTCTTCGCTGATGCCAGTGATGACGGAACATTACAGATCTTCCACGGCAAGGTTGTGAGCGATCTTATGGAGAACGCGACTATTGTACCTGTCAAGATGCTCAAGGGCCATAAAGTAATCAACAAGCTGGGTGTCCTTGACGTGGACTGGCACCCTAAGCACCCATGGTGTCTCAGTGCTGGTGCAGATGGAACCTGCAGGCTCtgggcatgatgatggtgtgGTGAATGGTTCTACCCGTACCATAAGGGGAGACGAGAACTTAATTTTGGTCGCCGTGGATTTTCTTCCAGCGATGGCGTTAGGAAACAGAAAACAGAATTACATCATATTTTTATTCATACTTTTGCGTCAATATATTCTGCTTTGTGATCTTGTTTCTAGATCCCGTCAAGGACTTAAAAAATATTCCAACCTACTTCACACTGCATATTTGATGTGCATTGTTGATAAGGGCA
This DNA window, taken from Fusarium oxysporum f. sp. lycopersici 4287 chromosome 7, whole genome shotgun sequence, encodes the following:
- a CDS encoding ribosome biogenesis protein ERB1: MAPTLASRKRKVLAEPAPVDDELAGVELDGVLSQSEDGSDFEESDLEDGLDGQDTNEHDGDDDDEDDDDEDDDAYSEDASSDVDDSFTAPPPLDIDNSEPNYRVVKDANGGERYEYAEVDPVYDSDDSDAQGPTNTIGNIPLSFYDSYPHIGYDINGKKIMRPATGEALDALLDSIEIPKGWTGLTDPETGKPLDLTQDQLELLKRLQMNEVPNEDYDPYPDMVPYFTSIEEKMPLSAAPEPKRRFVPSKHEAKRVAKLVRAIKEGRILPYKPPEERQREEEEKEESYYDVWANEEPQDPHVMNIPAPKLAPPGYDLSYNPPPEYLPTEEEKEAWKNQDPEEREKEYLPAKFDSLRKVPGYGEFVKERFDRCLDLYLAPRIRKNRLNIDPNSLLPKLPRPEDLKPFPTLNQTIFRGHDGRVRSVSFSPDGEFVASGGDDGTVRVWALNGHQEWMAKLSSEEPVNIVRWRPNKETFILAAAAGEDLFFMIPSVASDAVEKASRDVLDAGFGYATNGAQPSAVNGVKKEPPAKWSRPGGKLEAAGVLLMATVRSTIKVISWHRRGEFISTVSPTGQRSSVAIHTLSKHLSQIPFRKLPGLAQTAQFHPSRPLFFVATQRMIRCYDLQRQELVKVVQPGARWISSFDIHPGGDNLIVGSYDRRLLWHDLDLSSRPYKTMRFHPEAIRAVKFHRSLPLFADASDDGTLQIFHGKVVSDLMENATIVPVKMLKGHKVINKLGVLDVDWHPKHPWCLSAGADGTCRLWA